One genomic window of Ctenopharyngodon idella isolate HZGC_01 chromosome 18, HZGC01, whole genome shotgun sequence includes the following:
- the blvrb gene encoding flavin reductase (NADPH), which translates to MSDAIKNVAVFGCTGMTGLATLPIAVTAGYNVTVLVRDAARLPPDHKASRVVVGDVLNKDDVKKTLEGQDAVIIILGTRNDLSPTTMMSEGTRNILEVMKARGIRKVVACMSAFLLWDRARVPPRLVPVTEDHDRMYTVLKESGLDYVAVMPPHIADDKPLTEKYTVTENMLKGRVISKYDLGHFFVKCLSTSEWDGKTVGVCGEYS; encoded by the exons ATGTctgatgctataaaaaatgtGGCAGTATTCGGCTGCACGGGGATGACGGGGTTAGCGACCTTACCTATTGCAGTGACCGCAG GTTACAATGTGACGGTGCTGGTGAGAGACGCTGCAAGGCTCCCTCCAGACCACAAGGCCTCCAGAGTGGTGGTGGGAGATGTTTTGAACAAAGATGATGTTAAGAAGACACTGGAGGGTCAGGATGCTGTCATCATCATTCTGGGGACAAGAAATGATCTTAGT CCCACAACGATGATGTCTGAGGGAACACGGAACATTCTGGAGGTCATGAAAGCCCGTGGAATCCGCAAAGTTGTTGCATGCATGTCAG cattCCTCCTGTGGGATCGTGCCAGAGTTCCTCCTCGTCTGGTGCCGGTCACTGAAGATCATGACAGAATGTACACTGTCCTGAAGGAGTCAGGACTGGACTATGTAGCGGTCATGCCTCCACATATTGCTG ATGACAAGCCTCTGACAGAAAAATACACCGTGACTGAGAACATGTTAAAAGGAAGAGTCATCTCCAAATATGACCTGGGCCATTTCTTTGTCAAGTGCCTTTCTACTTCTGAATGGGATGGAAAGACAGTTGGAGTTTGTGGAGAATATAGTTAA